A window of Maioricimonas rarisocia genomic DNA:
CTTTTCGATCAGCTACCATCTCCTCTGGCCGAGCATCGTTACCGTCGGCCTGCTCGCCCGTGACCCCTTCGCGCAGATCCTGCGCATCATCGGTGCGGCCCAGATGCCCCTCGCGGCCCTTGTTGTCATGACGCACCCGGCGGCCGCCGACGTCCCGCTGGAGTGGCGCGCCGGCTATGTGCTGGCACTGACGATCGCGGCCATCGTCATCGCTCAACTCTGGCACAGCCGCTGGTATCTGTACGCCTTCACGGGACTGCTCGGGGTGATCGGCTACGGCATTGCGGTCGTCGGCTTCCGGTCTGCGGTCGACGTGCTCGGGAAAGCGGCCGTCACCTCGTTCGCCTGGAGCCTCGCCACCCTGCTGGCCGCGTTCCTGATCAGCGCCCATAAGGCTCACTGGCTGCCGAAGCGATTGTTCCCACCCTGGAAGAACGGCAACGGCGGCGGTGCAGCAGCAGTGCCGGGAAGCGAACCACCCCCTGACCCGGGAACCAGCACCCCCGGCCCAGTTTCCTGACTTCCAGCTCCCCGCTACCTGTTTCCTGTTTCCTGTTTCCTGCTTCCTGCTTCCTATTTCCTATTTCCTATTTCCTGACTCCTATTTCCTGACTCCTATTTCCTGACTCCTACCAACTACCCACTACCCACTCCCAAAGCATTGACGACCGCTGATGCGTCAGGTACACCAGACTGAGGTCATTGCCGGGACCAGCGCGCTGCACATCCCGTCCCGGTTCGTGCGTCTGACAATCCATTCCGGAGGACACGATGCCGGAACGTCCCCGCCGACGTTCAACCATCAGTCGTCGCGATCTGCTCCGCGTGGGAGCGATCGGCGGCAGTGCGCTCACCCTCCCCCGTCTGCTTCAGGCCGAGAGCCAGTCAGGTCGCAGCGGTCGCTCCTGTATTCTCATCATCCTCAGCGGCGGACCGGGCCAGCACGAAACTTTCGATCCCAAGCCGGAAGCCCCGCAGGAAATCCGCGGCCTGTACGCTCCCATCGCCACGCGAACACCCGGCGTGCAGCTGACCGAGATGCTCCCCGGCCTCGCGCAGCGGTCCGACCGCTACTGCCTGATCCGATCGATGAGCCACGGCGACGTTGTGCATGTCTCCGCCGTGCATACGATGCTCACGGCCCAGACCGATGGCTCTCCCGCGAACGACTCTCCGTTTGTCGGCTCGCTCGTCTCGAAGTTCAGCCCCTCACCCGCCGACGTCCCCTCCTACGTCTGGCTGCACAACATGAAGACCGGCACCAACAAGGTGCCCCGCTACGAAAGTGGACTGGGAGAGATCGGCTTCCAGCATGCACCCTTGCGGATCGGCTACGAACTGGACAACCCGTCCCGTCCCGACTTTCGCGTCAACGAATTCGATCCCCGCGAAGGGCTGACCGTCGACCTCCTCCGTAACCGCCGCAACCTCCTCGATCAGTTGGAACAGTCCGCCTCCCTCGCGACCGTCAACCCGGAATACGACCGCTACCGCGAGAAAGCATGGAACCTGTTGACCGGTCCCGGTGCCCGACACGCGTGTGATCTCAACCGGGAAGAGCAAACGACCCGCGACCGCTACGGTCGGCACCCTTTGGGCCAGTACTGCCTGATGGCCCGCCGCCTGGTTGAAGCGGGCGTTCGGCTCGTCACCGTGACCGCCTGGCCCGGACTGGCCCCCGGCGAGACGAAGCCGACCGTCACCCAGGTCTGGGATACGCACGACAATCTCTACAAGGAAGGGGACAGCATGTTCGGGAGCGGCCCCTTCGGCATGAAGTGGTCGCTTCCCCGGCTCGACCAGGCCCTGTCTGCGCTCTTCGACGACCTGCACGAACGGGGACTGCTGGAAGACACCTTCGTTGCTGTCGTCGGCGAATTCGGTCGCACGCCGAAGTTCGAAGGCAAGGGCCGCGGCCGCGGACACTGGCCCAACTGTTACTCGGCCCTCGTCGCCGGTGCGGGCGTTGAAGGCGGCACCGTCTACGGCGAATCGGACCGCCAGGGGGCATACGTTGCTTCGGGCCGCCCGGTCTCGCAGGTCGACTTCGGAGCGACGCTGTTCCACGCTCTGGGCATCGACCCGCACCAGCGCTACGGCCGCGATGGCTTTTCCGCCCGAGTCAACGACGGCGAGCCGCTGCTCGACATCTTCGGTTGAGCAAAGCCTCGCGAAGCAGCACCTGCCACGACTCTGCGAGCAGCCGTAGGGCCGGCTATTGCCGGCTGTTGCACTGGCTGTAAGCCGTAGGGCAGGCTCTACCTGCCGCCTGATGCAGACATGCCTGCCGCCTGCGTTCGGCCCCGGCAGCAGCACACAGAATCCGCTG
This region includes:
- a CDS encoding DUF1501 domain-containing protein; its protein translation is MPERPRRRSTISRRDLLRVGAIGGSALTLPRLLQAESQSGRSGRSCILIILSGGPGQHETFDPKPEAPQEIRGLYAPIATRTPGVQLTEMLPGLAQRSDRYCLIRSMSHGDVVHVSAVHTMLTAQTDGSPANDSPFVGSLVSKFSPSPADVPSYVWLHNMKTGTNKVPRYESGLGEIGFQHAPLRIGYELDNPSRPDFRVNEFDPREGLTVDLLRNRRNLLDQLEQSASLATVNPEYDRYREKAWNLLTGPGARHACDLNREEQTTRDRYGRHPLGQYCLMARRLVEAGVRLVTVTAWPGLAPGETKPTVTQVWDTHDNLYKEGDSMFGSGPFGMKWSLPRLDQALSALFDDLHERGLLEDTFVAVVGEFGRTPKFEGKGRGRGHWPNCYSALVAGAGVEGGTVYGESDRQGAYVASGRPVSQVDFGATLFHALGIDPHQRYGRDGFSARVNDGEPLLDIFG